The following proteins are co-located in the Pedobacter frigiditerrae genome:
- a CDS encoding MIP/aquaporin family protein, which translates to MNVYLAEFIGTGLMILLGNGVVANVVLKDTKGNNSGWIVITTAWALAVFVGVVVAGPYSGAHLNPIVSLGLAIAHKFDWALLPGYAAAQLGGAMTGSFLVWLIYKDHFDATEDQSLKAAPFATGPAIRNNISNLLSEIIGTFVLIFVIFYLTSATMGTKENPTPFGLGSLGALPVAFLVWVIGLGLGGTTGYAINPVRDLGPRIIHAIIPMKGKGSSGWDYAWIPILGPIIGSTLAALAFLAI; encoded by the coding sequence ATGAACGTATATCTCGCAGAATTTATCGGTACAGGTCTAATGATTTTACTTGGCAACGGCGTGGTGGCTAATGTTGTACTAAAAGATACCAAAGGAAACAATAGCGGCTGGATTGTAATTACAACAGCCTGGGCACTAGCCGTTTTTGTAGGTGTGGTAGTTGCTGGCCCGTACAGTGGCGCACACTTAAACCCAATTGTAAGTTTAGGTTTAGCAATTGCACATAAATTTGATTGGGCATTATTACCAGGTTATGCTGCTGCTCAACTCGGCGGCGCAATGACGGGTTCCTTTTTGGTTTGGTTAATTTACAAAGACCATTTTGATGCAACCGAAGATCAAAGCCTTAAAGCAGCGCCTTTTGCAACAGGTCCTGCAATTCGCAATAACATATCCAACTTACTTTCAGAAATTATTGGAACGTTTGTGCTAATATTCGTTATTTTCTACCTTACTAGTGCTACTATGGGCACAAAAGAAAATCCAACTCCCTTCGGCTTAGGTTCATTGGGTGCTTTGCCAGTAGCTTTTTTAGTTTGGGTTATTGGCCTTGGATTAGGAGGAACAACAGGTTACGCTATTAATCCGGTTCGAGATTTAGGTCCAAGAATTATTCATGCAATTATACCAATGAAAGGAAAAGGCAGTAGTGGTTGGGATTATGCCTGGATTCCTATTTTAGGACCAATTATTGGCTCTACGTTGGCCGCATTGGCATTTTTAGCCATATAG
- the glpK gene encoding glycerol kinase GlpK: MSNYILSLDQGTTSSRAIVFNHNGEIVAIAQKEFTQIYPKAGWVEHDPLEIWSTQLSVAAEVIVKAGLSASDINSIGITNQRETTVVWDRETGQPIHNAIVWQDRRTSDYCDSIRKQGLANKIQDKTGLIIDSYFSATKAKWILENVEGAKEKAAAGKLVFGTIDTWLIWKLTGGKTHVTDVSNASRTMMYNIHDLSWDEELLELFGIPKSMLPEVKSSSEIYGETAGNILAAKIPIAGIAGDQQSALFGQMCTEVGMVKNTYGTGCFMLMNIGKTPKISANNLLTTIAWQINGETHYALEGSIFIGGAVVQWLRDELGMISKSADVETLAAKVKDTQGVYIVPAFAGLGAPHWDQHARGTITGLTRGTNKSHMARAALESIAYQTMDVLKAMEADAGVGIAELRVDGGATANNLLMQFQADLLNCKVIRPEVTEVTAIGAAYLAGLATGFWNSIDEIRSQWKIDRTFVAEEGIDNIERIKGWNRAVKAARVNAED; the protein is encoded by the coding sequence ATGAGCAATTACATCTTATCTCTCGACCAAGGGACCACTAGTTCGAGGGCTATAGTTTTTAACCACAATGGTGAAATTGTTGCCATTGCCCAAAAAGAATTCACACAAATTTATCCCAAAGCAGGTTGGGTAGAACATGATCCTCTTGAAATTTGGTCTACACAATTATCAGTAGCTGCAGAAGTTATTGTAAAAGCAGGTCTATCTGCAAGTGACATCAACTCAATTGGGATTACAAATCAAAGGGAAACTACAGTTGTTTGGGATAGAGAAACTGGGCAACCTATTCATAATGCTATTGTTTGGCAAGATAGACGTACTTCAGATTACTGTGATAGCATTAGAAAGCAAGGTCTAGCTAATAAGATACAAGATAAAACAGGGTTGATTATCGATTCCTATTTTTCTGCTACAAAAGCTAAATGGATTTTAGAAAATGTTGAAGGCGCTAAAGAGAAGGCAGCAGCAGGAAAATTAGTTTTTGGAACGATTGATACTTGGCTAATTTGGAAATTGACAGGAGGTAAAACCCACGTTACGGATGTGAGTAATGCCTCTCGTACCATGATGTACAATATTCATGATCTATCTTGGGATGAAGAATTACTAGAGCTTTTTGGCATTCCGAAATCTATGTTGCCAGAAGTAAAATCATCTAGTGAGATTTATGGAGAAACTGCGGGTAATATTTTAGCTGCTAAAATACCAATTGCTGGCATCGCTGGAGATCAGCAATCTGCCCTATTCGGACAGATGTGTACTGAAGTTGGAATGGTAAAAAACACTTACGGAACTGGTTGTTTCATGCTGATGAACATTGGTAAAACGCCTAAAATTTCTGCAAACAATTTATTAACCACTATCGCTTGGCAAATTAATGGAGAAACTCATTATGCCCTAGAAGGAAGTATTTTTATTGGTGGTGCCGTTGTGCAATGGCTTAGAGATGAGCTAGGGATGATATCCAAGTCTGCCGATGTAGAAACTTTAGCAGCAAAAGTAAAAGATACACAGGGAGTTTACATTGTTCCAGCATTTGCTGGATTAGGCGCACCACATTGGGATCAACATGCTCGAGGCACAATTACAGGATTAACAAGGGGGACAAATAAATCGCACATGGCAAGGGCTGCATTAGAAAGCATTGCTTATCAAACAATGGATGTATTAAAAGCCATGGAAGCTGATGCGGGTGTTGGAATAGCAGAATTGAGGGTTGACGGTGGAGCAACAGCAAACAATTTGTTAATGCAGTTTCAGGCAGATTTATTAAATTGTAAAGTTATTAGACCAGAAGTTACCGAAGTAACGGCCATTGGCGCAGCTTATTTAGCTGGTTTGGCAACTGGCTTTTGGAACAGTATTGATGAGATAAGGTCGCAATGGAAAATTGACAGAACTTTCGTAGCCGAAGAAGGAATTGACAACATAGAAAGAATTAAAGGCTGGAATAGAGCTGTAAAAGCAGCAAGAGTTAACGCTGAAGATTAA